A single genomic interval of Celeribacter indicus harbors:
- the dksA gene encoding RNA polymerase-binding protein DksA, with translation MKAEVFLPDDYRPAEDEPFMNERQLEYFRRKLLTWKAELLDESRHTIEGLQDSSRNIPDITDRASEETDRALELRTRDRQRKLVAKIDSALRRIENGEYGYCEVTGEPISLKRLDARPIATMTLEAQERHERREKVHRDD, from the coding sequence GAAGGCCGAGGTTTTTCTGCCCGATGACTACCGTCCCGCCGAGGACGAGCCTTTTATGAACGAGCGCCAGCTCGAATATTTTCGCCGCAAGCTCTTGACCTGGAAAGCCGAATTGCTCGATGAGAGCCGTCACACGATCGAGGGCCTCCAGGACAGCAGCCGCAACATCCCCGACATCACCGACCGCGCCTCCGAGGAGACCGACCGCGCGCTCGAACTGCGCACCCGCGACCGCCAGCGCAAGCTGGTGGCGAAGATCGACTCGGCGCTGCGCCGCATCGAGAACGGCGAATACGGCTATTGCGAGGTGACCGGTGAGCCGATCTCCCTCAAGCGCCTCGACGCCCGCCCGATCGCGACCATGACGCTCGAGGCGCAGGAGCGCCACGAACGCCGCGAGAAGGTTCACCGGGACGACTGA
- a CDS encoding HesB/IscA family protein, whose product MFGIPGKQAVTMTPAAAAQIAKLMAKDGSKGLRIGIKKGGCAGMEYTMDYVAEIDPMDEVVEQDGARVMIAPMAQMFLFGTEIDYQVSLLEAGFRFRNPNVVDECGCGESIKFDAALGK is encoded by the coding sequence ATGTTCGGCATTCCCGGAAAACAGGCCGTGACCATGACGCCCGCCGCAGCGGCGCAGATCGCGAAGCTCATGGCGAAGGACGGGTCCAAGGGCCTGCGCATCGGCATCAAGAAGGGCGGCTGCGCGGGCATGGAATACACCATGGATTACGTGGCCGAGATCGACCCGATGGACGAGGTCGTGGAACAGGACGGCGCGCGGGTGATGATCGCGCCGATGGCGCAGATGTTCCTCTTCGGCACGGAAATCGACTATCAGGTTTCGCTGCTCGAGGCGGGCTTCAGGTTCCGCAACCCGAATGTCGTCGACGAATGCGGCTGCGGCGAGTCGATCAAGTTCGACGCCGCCCTGGGCAAATAG
- the tpiA gene encoding triose-phosphate isomerase: MARKLAAGNWKMNGLRSALAEAKTLADMFPAPSVDILLCPPATLLSGMAEMLSGTSVEVGGQDCHTAASGAHTGDISAAMLADAGAGYVILGHSERRADHGETDHLVSLKTTAALAAGLVPIVCVGETFAQREAGETLGIIRAQLSGSLPEDCDPARLVIAYEPVWAIGSGKTPTLAQIAEVHDDMRATLSARFGDAAADIPLLYGGSVKPGNAMEIFDTSNVDGALVGGASLKAADFSGIVKALEEA, from the coding sequence ATGGCTCGCAAACTGGCCGCTGGCAACTGGAAGATGAACGGGCTCAGATCCGCGCTCGCGGAGGCGAAGACGCTCGCGGACATGTTCCCCGCCCCCTCCGTCGACATCCTGCTCTGCCCTCCCGCGACGCTGCTCTCCGGCATGGCCGAGATGCTCTCCGGGACATCAGTGGAGGTGGGCGGACAGGACTGCCACACGGCCGCCTCGGGCGCCCATACCGGCGACATCTCCGCCGCGATGCTGGCGGATGCCGGCGCGGGCTATGTGATCCTCGGCCATTCCGAGCGCCGCGCGGATCACGGCGAGACCGACCACCTCGTCTCGCTGAAGACCACCGCCGCCCTCGCGGCAGGGCTCGTCCCCATCGTCTGCGTGGGCGAGACCTTCGCACAGCGCGAGGCGGGGGAGACGCTGGGGATCATCCGCGCCCAGCTCTCCGGCTCGCTGCCGGAGGACTGCGATCCCGCACGGCTCGTGATCGCCTACGAACCGGTCTGGGCCATCGGCTCCGGAAAGACCCCGACCCTCGCGCAGATCGCGGAGGTCCATGACGACATGCGCGCCACGCTCTCCGCCCGCTTCGGCGACGCTGCGGCGGATATCCCGCTGCTCTACGGCGGATCGGTGAAACCCGGCAATGCGATGGAGATCTTCGACACCTCCAATGTCGACGGCGCGCTCGTCGGCGGGGCCTCGCTCAAGGCCGCCGATTTCTCCGGCATCGTCAAGGCGCTGGAAGAGGCGTAG
- a CDS encoding GFA family protein, which produces MVRGRCDCGGVRFELPAVRDTVILCHCSQCRRISGHVWASTEAPFDSLTFIAGDSLRWYASSDRATRGFCATCGSSLFYRRNGAAGLAIAAGCLEDTTGMRIGKHIFVADKGDYYPRPEDAPAFDSR; this is translated from the coding sequence ATGGTCAGGGGCAGATGCGACTGCGGCGGGGTCCGCTTCGAACTTCCCGCGGTGCGGGACACCGTCATCCTCTGCCATTGCAGCCAGTGCCGCCGCATCAGCGGCCATGTCTGGGCCTCGACCGAGGCGCCGTTCGACAGCCTCACCTTCATCGCCGGCGACAGCCTGCGCTGGTATGCCTCCTCCGACCGCGCCACGCGCGGCTTTTGCGCCACCTGCGGATCGAGCCTGTTCTACCGGCGCAACGGCGCGGCGGGCCTCGCCATCGCCGCGGGCTGCCTCGAGGACACGACCGGCATGCGGATCGGCAAGCACATCTTCGTCGCGGACAAGGGCGACTATTATCCCCGGCCCGAGGACGCGCCCGCCTTCGACAGCCGCTGA
- a CDS encoding FAD-dependent oxidoreductase — protein sequence MLIGQDVAVLGAGVAGLAVARALALRGAKVTLYEQAPRIAEVGAGLQITPNGARVLAALGLDAAAQAMRSEGVRLADGRTGREVLSLDFAAARPGADFLLMHRADLIGLLEAGLRDLGVAVHLSHEVAEVREEAAGVDLVFAAGGTRRHEIVLGADGVKSRLRPRLNGPEEPFFTGQTAWRATVPALGTEPAVAVVHMEAGRHVVSYPLRGGRLMNIVAVEERAEWREEGWNHPGEPDDLRRRFNGFCPEVTGLLSRVSDVSRWGLFRHPVAARWHSRRSALLGDAAHPTLPFLAQGANMALEDAWVLAECLATLPLEQALPVYQARRRDRVLRVIGAANANARNYHLKGVPRLFGHAALRLAGQLAPRQAVERFGWLYDHDVTAG from the coding sequence ATGCTGATCGGTCAGGATGTGGCGGTCTTGGGGGCGGGTGTCGCCGGGCTCGCGGTGGCGCGCGCGCTGGCACTCCGCGGGGCGAAGGTGACGCTCTACGAACAGGCGCCGCGGATCGCGGAGGTCGGGGCGGGGCTCCAGATCACGCCGAACGGCGCACGGGTGCTCGCGGCGCTCGGCCTCGACGCGGCCGCGCAGGCGATGCGCTCGGAGGGCGTGCGGCTGGCGGACGGGCGGACGGGGCGCGAGGTGCTGTCTCTCGATTTCGCGGCCGCGCGTCCGGGGGCGGATTTCCTGCTGATGCACCGCGCCGATCTCATCGGGCTGCTCGAGGCGGGGCTGCGCGACCTCGGTGTCGCCGTGCACCTGTCCCATGAGGTCGCCGAGGTCCGGGAGGAGGCCGCCGGTGTCGATCTGGTCTTCGCGGCGGGCGGGACGCGGCGGCATGAGATCGTGCTCGGGGCCGACGGGGTGAAATCGAGGCTGCGCCCGCGGCTCAACGGGCCGGAAGAGCCGTTCTTCACCGGCCAGACCGCCTGGCGCGCGACGGTGCCCGCCCTCGGCACCGAGCCGGCGGTGGCGGTGGTGCATATGGAGGCGGGGCGGCATGTGGTGAGCTATCCCCTGCGCGGCGGCAGGCTGATGAACATCGTCGCGGTGGAGGAGCGGGCGGAATGGCGCGAGGAGGGCTGGAACCATCCCGGCGAACCCGACGACCTGAGGCGCCGTTTCAACGGGTTCTGTCCAGAGGTGACGGGGCTGCTTTCGCGGGTGTCGGACGTGTCCCGCTGGGGCCTTTTTCGCCACCCGGTCGCCGCGCGCTGGCATTCCCGGCGCAGCGCGCTCCTCGGCGATGCCGCCCATCCGACGCTGCCCTTCCTCGCGCAGGGGGCGAACATGGCGCTCGAGGATGCCTGGGTCCTGGCGGAATGCCTCGCCACGCTGCCGCTCGAACAGGCGCTTCCTGTCTATCAGGCAAGGCGGCGCGACCGTGTCCTGCGGGTGATCGGGGCGGCCAATGCGAATGCGCGCAACTATCACCTGAAGGGGGTTCCGCGCCTCTTCGGCCATGCTGCGCTGCGCCTCGCCGGGCAGCTTGCCCCGCGGCAGGCGGTCGAGCGGTTCGGCTGGCTCTATGATCACGACGTCACGGCCGGCTGA